ACTAACATAACTACTGGAGCGTTAATTTTCTTACCTATTTCAAAGTCTACATCACCATGTCCTGGAGCAGAATGAACTAATCCAGTACCTTCAGTTAAGGTTACGTTCTCTCCAGCATCAACTACTATATGATAGTTATCTAATCCTTTTTGGGCAGGAACTATATCAGCTAGGGGATGTATATATTGCTTTCCAAGTAGCTCTTCTCCTTTAAAAGTTCTTAGGATCTTATAATTCTTTATCCTGGCTTCTTTCATCACATCATCTACTCTATCTTTGGCAATTATCAATACCTCTCCACTAACCTCAACTTCTGCATACTCATAATCCTTATTTATCATTACAAACACATTTGCTGGTAAAGTCCAAGGCGTGGTTGTCCAGATAACTAGGTACTTGTTATCTTCATTTTTGAGTTTGAACTTAACATAAATTGAAGGGTCTTCTAAATCCCTATATTCTGAAACCTCATAGTCAGCCAAAGTTGTCTCACATCTAGGACACCAGTGTAAAACGTGGACACCTTTATATAGCAAACCTCTTTCATAAGCTTTCTTCACAAGTCTCCACGAATTTGATATGTAATAGTCATGTAATGTCATATAAGGGTTATTCCAATCCATGAAAACTCCTACGTTCTTAAAGTTTTGCGTTAGAGAATTAGCGTTATTTATAGCAAACTCTTTACATTTGGTCACAAAAGTATCTACACCGATTTTTTCTACTACATCAGATTTTTTCTGAACACCTAATTGCTTCTCCATAGCAACTTCTATTGGTAATCCATGAGTATCATAACCTGGCTGATCATAAGTTCTATATCCCGCTAGTCTCTCATATCTAAGAATACAGTCTTTTATTACCTTATTCCAGATAGTGCCTATGTGTGGAACTGGACTTGAGGGATACGGTGGTCCATCAATAAAGAGGAATTTCTTTTCAAACTTGCTATTATATTCTTTTAATTTTTCATATATTTTATTCTCTTCCCAGAATTCAAGTATTTCCTTCTCGATAGAGAGTGGATCGAATTTAGGAGACAAGGGCCTTATTGTAGGATAAGATAATTTAGACCACCTTATTAATACATAAAGCTGAGGTTTAAAAACCTTTTAACTTATCTTATTGTAAATTTCGTTTATAATATCGTCAGTAGTTGAATTGCCTCCAACATCTGGCGTTAATGCCTTCTTCTCCTTATATACTAAATAAATTGCGTTTTCTAATGCTCTTGATGCTTTCAAATATCTATCATCATTAGAAAGTTCGTACATTCTTTCATACATTAAACTCACAGAGAGCAAGAATGCAGTAGGATTAACAATATTTTTACCCGCAATGTCAAAAGCTGCACCATGAACTGGTTCAAATAATGCCTTTTTATCACCAATGTTTGCTGATGGAGCTATGCCTAAACTCCCAGCAATTTGACTTGCCTCATCACTTAATATATCACCATATACATTCTCAGTTACAATAACATCGAACATTTGCGGATTTCTCACTAAATTTGCTGCTGCAGCATCAACATACATTTCTGAATAATCAACTTTTCCCTTAAGTACTGATCTACAAGCTTCGGCAAATAAACCGTCCGTTATTCTCATTACATTAGCCTTATGAACACAAGTTACTTTTTTACGTCTTCTTAATGCGAAATTTAAACCTACTTTTGCTATTCTCTCCGAAGCAAACCTTGTAATAACTTTCATTCCTACTGCCACACCATCTGTTACAACATATTCAAAGCCCTTATACAGATCTTCAGTGTTCTCTCTTACTATTAAAATGTCAACATTGCCATATTTAGTATCAATTCCAGGCAGGGATTTTGCTGGCCTAATATTGGCATACATATCATACATTTGCCTTAATTTAACTACTACATCAGCCGCTGATTCGCCAACTGGACCTTTTAGAATTATATCTGCTTTATCAATAACTTTTAAGCTCTCCTTTGGTAATGCTTCACCAAATCTAGCTAAAGCTCTATCACCTGCTTCTACTTCAATATATTCAATTGGTAACGAGTAAAGTTCATTTATTTTTGCTAATATTCTCTTAGATTTAGATACAATTTCAGGACCTACACCATCTCCTTGTATTAGTGCTACAGTAAAGGCCATGATAGGTTTTAAATTGTTTAAATTTTTAACCCTTTCTGTGTAAGCAAATCTATTAATTTTTCAACATTTTTAAAACTATTAGGCATTGTTTTTCTTATTATTTCGATTTCATACTTGATAATAGGTAAATATTTTTCAAGATCTTCTTTAGTATAAATATCAAGCCTAGAGAAGTGAACTAATAAGTCTATTAGCATAGAATTTCCTCTATTAAAGGCTGGGTAAATATCGCTATTTTTTCTATAAAAATAAATTTTATAAAAGAAATATGAAGGATCATCTAGTTTTTCGTAATAACAATTTGCTAGTAATGTATATCCTTGATTTATTATTGGTAAATCTTCAAGAAAAGTATTAGGTTTTAACTCATCGAAGAAGGCATTAAAGAACAAATTGGAATCACTAACTATATTTATGCTACATTTTGGAAATTTTAGTAAATTAGAAAATGTAATTGTATTTCTATATATCTTTGATTTTAGCACATTTCCACTTTTTATGATTCCTATAGGTGCTAAGTTTGGTTTTTCTCCATTTGTTCCAAGGATAACCTCATATATACCATCATATGGGAAAACAAGATTTATGATATCAGTTATGTAGTCCATATTATGAATTTAACAAACAAAGTAAAAGAGTTATCAAAGTATGGAGAACTAATTGCTGGTGATAAGAAAGAAAAGTTTGTTGTAGACAAAATAAAAGCATACTTTGAGGAGAAGAAAATAGATATTTACATATATCCTCAAGAAGTCTTAAATTGGAAGGAAAATGAAATAGAAATAGAATGTGATGGAAAAAAGATAGACGCTATATCCTTTCCTTATTCTCCATCAATAGATATTGAAACAAATGATTATAAAGTAATAAAAGTAAATAATATATTAGAAGTAAATAAATATTATAAAAATACTGACGTAATATCAATATTTACTATGGATGATTATTTTAGAAAAATTGTCATAAAAGATGGCAAACTATTATCTCACTTACCTCAAAAACCACCAAGTATACCAGCTTTCTATGTAAGATCAAGAGATGTGAATAAGATTCATGGGAAATGTCGATTTTATTTAAAGACTTCATTTACTCCATCCATAGGTTACACCATAGAGGGTATAATCCCTGGAAAAACAAATGAAAGTATTTACGTAACTGCACATCACGATCACTGGTTCTCCGGCGAGCATGATAACCTTATTTCAGTTGTTATCTTACCAGAATTAAGTAGTAAATACGAATTACATTTAGTTTCCTTTACAGCAGAAGAAAGTGGATGTTATTTCAGTAGTTTTTCATGGGCATGCGGTTCTCACGCCTTTGTAAGGGAGAGTAACATTTCTCCTTTAATTACTATTAGTTTAGACAATCTAACTACTAATCCTCAATATTTTGTTACACCCGGTCTATTAAAATATTTTGAAAATAACATTTCAAGTCCTTCACCTTATACAGATTCTTATAACTTTTTGAAACTCGGAATTCCAACTATTTCTGTTTCTGATATAAATTACTATTATTATCACTCGGAAAGAGATATAATCGATGAAAAAGAAAATTTTGATGAAATAATTCACAAATTAAATAAATTCTTGGCAACAGATATTCAAATTAACAAATATGAACTTATAAACAATATTTTTAATTTACCTCTTCCAATTGAGATAAAAACCTTAGCATTTAATTTAATAGAAAAGGGAAAGTATAATGAACTTCTAAAATTTTATGGAAGCGTGTTAGAGCTTAATAGTGGCCTAATGGAAGCGTGTGAGTTTTATAAATTAGTAGGTCTTAAAAAAGCATATTCTACTGCTATAGCAATAGAAGATTTTGATGAAATTAAAAACAATTGTGAAAGTAGTGAATGTCAAGAATTGTTTGATAAATATCTATCTTATTTACAAAGAGAAACAACTAAAGAATATATTAAGGTTCTAAAAAATCTCTTCTAGCTGTTTTAAGTTTTGAATTACAAAATCAGCATATAATTCTGCAAACTTTACTTTTCCTTCTCTATCTACTAAGATTGAATAGAGTCCGGCTTTTTTAGCAGCTAAGCAATCTTTAATTGGATCATCCCCTACCATAAGACATTGGCTAACTGAAAGATTAAGTTTCTCACAAGATAAGATAAAAGGTTGTACATTTGGTTTAGGTTTAATATTATTTTCTCCACTTATAGTAATCACATCAAAATACGAGATTAGCGGGAACTTATTTAGTCTTTGTCTTTTGTCTCCCCACTCGCCATCACTATTAGTTATTATACCTAATTTGAAACCCTTTCTTTTCAGATACTCTATTGCGTCTAAACTATCTTCATAAGGAGTATTATTTCCAGCAATACTCCAATATATTTGAGTCCATTCATATAAATCTTCCATCTCAGCATTTATATTATATCTCTTTAGTAATTCTTCCCACCATACTCTTCTATCGTAAATTCCTTCCTCATCAAGTTTCTTTGAAATCTCAATAAGATTTTTCGTCAACTCCTCTTTTGTTGTGTTAACATTAGGATAATTCTCCTCGATAAAATTTAAAATATCTTCAGCAACTTTAACTAAAGCTTCGTTAGAAAGCTTATCAAAAGAAACTAAAGTATTATCAAAATCAAAAAATATAGCCTTAACATCCTTAAAAATATTAAACTCTTCCATGAAATTCACGCTAAGAAATCTTCTACTTTTGGTAATTCCTTAGGTAATCCTTTTCTCTCTCTTATCTTCATTATAGCATCAACTAATAAGCTATCTGGAATTGGGGCCCATCTACTAAACTCAGTCCCCCAGAAAGCTCTTCCAGCACTAGCTGCTCTAAGTTCGCTCGCAAGTTCAAACGATTCTGAAACTGGAATCTCAGCAGTGATCCTTGCGATGCTTCCCATTTGAGTCATATTAAGTATTTTACCTCTTTTTCTAGTTATAACGCCAGTCACGTTTCCAACGAAGTCCATAGGAACTCTAATATCCAATTTTTGTAATGGCTCAAGTAATGTTGGCTTTGACGTTAAGAAACCTGCAAATATAGCGTTTCTAACTGCAGGATATAATTGGGCTGGACCTCTATGTGCAGGATCTTCATGTATAACAGCGTCATGTAGAACAACTTTCAATCCTCTAATAGGTTCATGAGCTAATGGTCCTTCTTTCATTGCTAATCTAAATCCTTGAAGTATAGTATCCATGACTTCCCTTAAGTGTTGCACACCGCTAGTTGCATTGACAAAGACATTTATGTTTTCATCGATTGCTATTATTTTCTTAGCCTCATCGTAGTCCCAGTCTGCCTGATCCTTAAGTATTCTAGCCATTTCTTTAGAGTCCATGTCTTCTCTAACAGTACCATTTGCTATCAGTTCTATTGTTTGTTCATTTAATGGTTCAACACTAATGTATAATTTGTTATGCTTATTGGGTGATTTTCCTTCAAATACTTGGCTTTTTGTTCTTATACTTTCTCTATAAACAACAATTGGTGGAGATGTTACTACATCAACACCGTAATTCTCTTTGAGCAATTGTAAAGATACTTCTAAGTGTAAGAATCCCATTCCAGAAAGTAAATATTCACCAGTTTCTTCATTAATTTTGACTAATAAGTTAGGATCTTCAATACTTAACTTCCTTAAAGCATCAATCATTTTGTTAAGATCTTTAGGATTCTTTGGCTCAACTGATATAGTTACAACTGGTTCTGAAACATAATGTAAAGACTCGAAGGATCCCACATTTGCATCCTTATATTTAACGTCAATTGCAGTCTCTCCAGATCTAGCTTGATCTAGTCCCAAAGCAGCAGCTATGTTACCAGCAGGGATTTCTTCAGCTAATTCTCTAGTTGGCCCCATGTAAAGGCTAACTTGTAACACTCTTTGTTGCCTTTTAGCATTAACTAACCAAATTTCTTCACCAGCTCTTAATGTACCAGAGAAGACTCTGCCAGTAGCTACTAAACCAGCGTGAGGATCAACTTTCATATCACTGATCATAAGTACTATAGGACCATTGGGATCTGCATTCATCATAGCTTTAGCGATATCACTATCTAAATCTCCCTTCCAGATTTTTGGAATTCTATATTTCTGAGCTTCTTTTGGATTAGGTACAAATTTGATTACTGTTTCTAATAATGCTTCATGTATAGGAGCTCTATTAGCTAATTCTTCGACTTTAGATTTATCACCACTTGAATACGCATTAACCACATCACTGAACTTTATACCTTTCTTTTGTGCGATTGGTACGCTAAATCCCCATTTGTCTTTGGCCGATCCAAACACAACGTTTCCTAGTTCTGGTCTAATCCTCCAAGCTTCTTTATATTCTGGTTCAGCATACATCTCTATTAGATTGTTAATTTCCATAATCATATCAATTAATTTTTTCTGTACTTCTTGTGGACTAAGTTTTAATTCTTTAACTAATCTATCTACTTTATTTATGAAAAGAATTGGCCTTACTCTTTCTTCTAAGCTTTGCCTTAGAACTGTTTCTGTTTGTGTCATAACTCCTTCTACGGCATCAACAACAACTATTGAGCCATCTAATATTCTAAGGCTTCTTGTTACTCTTCCGCTAAAGTCAACGTGACCAGGTGTATCAATTAAGTTGATTACGTAACCTTTCCCTTCAATTTCATGGTACAAGCTTATATTTGCTGCTTTTACAGTTATACCTCTTTGCTGTTCTACTGAAAGGTAATCTAAGGCTAATGCTTCACCAGCTACTTTCTGTGAAATTATTCCTGCAGCGGCTAGTAATGTATCACTTGTAGTGGTTTTTCCGTGATCTACATGTGCAATTATTCCTATATTTCTAACTCTAGTAATATCTTTCATTAAGCTAAGAACTTGCTCAACTGTCTTATATCGAGGCAAGGTTTAAATCACCATTTTGTATTTAGTAACTTAACTTCAGAATATTAAAGTGTAATGGATATCCGTAGTCCTTTTTATAAGAGCATTAGCATTTATAAAAATAACTTTTTATCATAAGAATTAAAATAAGTAAATATGCAACAAGAATTTGTTAATAATGAAATATATGACGTCGTAATTGTTGGAGCTGGAATCGCTGGATTAAGTGCAGCATTATACGCTTCAAGACAAAGGATGAAAACACTGGTTGTAGCTAAAGATTTAGGAGGGCAGCTAACGTTAACAGACTTGATAGAAAATTATCCAGCAGTAGATTCAATTGGTGGATTGGGTTTAATAAGGAAAGTTGAAAACCAAGCTAAGAGATTTGGAGCAAAGTTTGTTTATGGTGAAGAGATCAATGAAATACATAAAGAAGGAGATCTTTTCAAGTTAAAAGGAATACTAGGAGAGTATATAGCTAGAACTGTAATTTTAGCTTTCGGAAAAACTCCTAGAGAACTTAACGTTCCAGGCGAAAAAGAGCTTAAAGGTAGAGGAGTATCTTACTGTGCAATTTGTGATGCTGCTTTCTTTAAGGATAAACCAGCTGTTGTGGTTGGAGAAGGAGAACCGGGGGTTGAAGCGATAGAACTTCTTTCAAGATATGCTAAACCAGCATATTATGTATCATTATCTCAGCAACTAGTCAGCGAAGATGAAGCTACAATAAAATCCCTTTTATCAAATCCTAATATTAAAATGTTCTTAGGATATAGAGTTACTAAAATTATTGGAAATTCCAAAGTGGAGGGAGTAGTTATTCAAAATATAAAAACAAAAGAAGAAATAACTCTTAATGTTGATGGAATAATCATAGAAATGGGATATATTTTACGTACAGATTTTCTAAGAGATTTAGTGAAATTAAATGAAAAAGGAGAGATTAT
The nucleotide sequence above comes from Sulfurisphaera javensis. Encoded proteins:
- the leuB gene encoding 3-isopropylmalate dehydrogenase produces the protein MAFTVALIQGDGVGPEIVSKSKRILAKINELYSLPIEYIEVEAGDRALARFGEALPKESLKVIDKADIILKGPVGESAADVVVKLRQMYDMYANIRPAKSLPGIDTKYGNVDILIVRENTEDLYKGFEYVVTDGVAVGMKVITRFASERIAKVGLNFALRRRKKVTCVHKANVMRITDGLFAEACRSVLKGKVDYSEMYVDAAAANLVRNPQMFDVIVTENVYGDILSDEASQIAGSLGIAPSANIGDKKALFEPVHGAAFDIAGKNIVNPTAFLLSVSLMYERMYELSNDDRYLKASRALENAIYLVYKEKKALTPDVGGNSTTDDIINEIYNKIS
- a CDS encoding DUF447 domain-containing protein → MDYITDIINLVFPYDGIYEVILGTNGEKPNLAPIGIIKSGNVLKSKIYRNTITFSNLLKFPKCSINIVSDSNLFFNAFFDELKPNTFLEDLPIINQGYTLLANCYYEKLDDPSYFFYKIYFYRKNSDIYPAFNRGNSMLIDLLVHFSRLDIYTKEDLEKYLPIIKYEIEIIRKTMPNSFKNVEKLIDLLTQKGLKI
- a CDS encoding M28 family peptidase, producing MNLTNKVKELSKYGELIAGDKKEKFVVDKIKAYFEEKKIDIYIYPQEVLNWKENEIEIECDGKKIDAISFPYSPSIDIETNDYKVIKVNNILEVNKYYKNTDVISIFTMDDYFRKIVIKDGKLLSHLPQKPPSIPAFYVRSRDVNKIHGKCRFYLKTSFTPSIGYTIEGIIPGKTNESIYVTAHHDHWFSGEHDNLISVVILPELSSKYELHLVSFTAEESGCYFSSFSWACGSHAFVRESNISPLITISLDNLTTNPQYFVTPGLLKYFENNISSPSPYTDSYNFLKLGIPTISVSDINYYYYHSERDIIDEKENFDEIIHKLNKFLATDIQINKYELINNIFNLPLPIEIKTLAFNLIEKGKYNELLKFYGSVLELNSGLMEACEFYKLVGLKKAYSTAIAIEDFDEIKNNCESSECQELFDKYLSYLQRETTKEYIKVLKNLF
- a CDS encoding HAD family hydrolase, with the protein product MEEFNIFKDVKAIFFDFDNTLVSFDKLSNEALVKVAEDILNFIEENYPNVNTTKEELTKNLIEISKKLDEEGIYDRRVWWEELLKRYNINAEMEDLYEWTQIYWSIAGNNTPYEDSLDAIEYLKRKGFKLGIITNSDGEWGDKRQRLNKFPLISYFDVITISGENNIKPKPNVQPFILSCEKLNLSVSQCLMVGDDPIKDCLAAKKAGLYSILVDREGKVKFAELYADFVIQNLKQLEEIF
- a CDS encoding elongation factor EF-2, whose product is MPRYKTVEQVLSLMKDITRVRNIGIIAHVDHGKTTTSDTLLAAAGIISQKVAGEALALDYLSVEQQRGITVKAANISLYHEIEGKGYVINLIDTPGHVDFSGRVTRSLRILDGSIVVVDAVEGVMTQTETVLRQSLEERVRPILFINKVDRLVKELKLSPQEVQKKLIDMIMEINNLIEMYAEPEYKEAWRIRPELGNVVFGSAKDKWGFSVPIAQKKGIKFSDVVNAYSSGDKSKVEELANRAPIHEALLETVIKFVPNPKEAQKYRIPKIWKGDLDSDIAKAMMNADPNGPIVLMISDMKVDPHAGLVATGRVFSGTLRAGEEIWLVNAKRQQRVLQVSLYMGPTRELAEEIPAGNIAAALGLDQARSGETAIDVKYKDANVGSFESLHYVSEPVVTISVEPKNPKDLNKMIDALRKLSIEDPNLLVKINEETGEYLLSGMGFLHLEVSLQLLKENYGVDVVTSPPIVVYRESIRTKSQVFEGKSPNKHNKLYISVEPLNEQTIELIANGTVREDMDSKEMARILKDQADWDYDEAKKIIAIDENINVFVNATSGVQHLREVMDTILQGFRLAMKEGPLAHEPIRGLKVVLHDAVIHEDPAHRGPAQLYPAVRNAIFAGFLTSKPTLLEPLQKLDIRVPMDFVGNVTGVITRKRGKILNMTQMGSIARITAEIPVSESFELASELRAASAGRAFWGTEFSRWAPIPDSLLVDAIMKIRERKGLPKELPKVEDFLA
- a CDS encoding NAD(P)/FAD-dependent oxidoreductase encodes the protein MQQEFVNNEIYDVVIVGAGIAGLSAALYASRQRMKTLVVAKDLGGQLTLTDLIENYPAVDSIGGLGLIRKVENQAKRFGAKFVYGEEINEIHKEGDLFKLKGILGEYIARTVILAFGKTPRELNVPGEKELKGRGVSYCAICDAAFFKDKPAVVVGEGEPGVEAIELLSRYAKPAYYVSLSQQLVSEDEATIKSLLSNPNIKMFLGYRVTKIIGNSKVEGVVIQNIKTKEEITLNVDGIIIEMGYILRTDFLRDLVKLNEKGEIIVDELGRTSMEGIFAAGDVTNTPYKQAVVAAAEGVKAALSAFNYLRSKSGLPPVSVDWKAEKKKAVVSFRL